The nucleotide sequence TCCGGGTTCGCCTCGGTCGCGACCTCGTCGACCTCCTCGTCCCGGCGTGCCTTGCCGGACTGCGACTGACCGCCGGTGTCACGGGTAGCCATGTCTGCTGCCTCCTCCACGATCGCCTGGGGAAAACTTACCTCGGACGGACGACGAATCCGCCGGCACCACCGCTGTCGGCGGCACCCGGCCCGGCGTCAGCCGCCGGTGATCGTCTCCAACAGGTCCTTGGCGCTCGCGCACCGGTCGAACAACGCCCCGACGTGCTTGCGGGTGCCCCGCTCGGGCTCCATCATCGGAACCCGCACCAGGGACTCCCGGCCGACGTCGAAGATGACCGAGTCCCAGCTCGCCGCCACCACCTCGGAGGCGTACTGGGCGAGGCAGCGGCCCCGGAAGTAGGCCCGGGTGTCCTCCGGCGGCTCGGTCATCGCCGAGCGGGTCGACTCCTCGGGCAGCAGGGTCGCCATCGAACCCCGGCTGACCAGCCGGTGGTAGAGGCCCTTCTCCGGGCGTACGTCGGAGTACTGGAGGTCGACCAGTTGCAGCTTGTGCGAGGCCCAGCCGAGCTTCTCCCGCTCCCGGTAGCCCTCCAGCAGCCGCAGCTTGGCCACCCAGTCCAGCTCGCCGGCACAGAGCATCGGGTCCCGGCCGAGCCGGTCGAGTACGCCCTCCCAGCGGTCGAGCACGTCGGCGGTGTCGGGGTCGACGTCGTCGCCGTACCGGTCGTCCACAAAGGAACGGACCCGCTCGAAGTACGCCCACTGGAGGTCGAGTGCGGTCAGCCGGCGTCCGTCGCGCAGCCGGATCCGGTGCGACAGCGACGGGTCGTGGCTGACCGCCTTCAGCTCGCCCACCGGGTCGGCGATGGCCAGGTCGGGGCTGAGCGCCTTCTCCTCGATCATGGTGAGCACCAGGGCTGTGGTGCCGACCTTGAGATAGGTGGAGATCTCCGACAGGTTGGCGTCGCCGATGATGACGTGCAGCCGGCGGTACTTGTCGGCGTCCGCGTGCGGCTCGTCCCGGGTGTTGATGATCGGCCGCTTCAGCGTCGTCTCCAGCCCCACCTCGACCTCGAAGAAGTCGGCCCGCTGGGAGATCTGGAACCCGGGCTGCGAGCCGTCCTGCCCGATGCCGACCCGGCCGGCGCCGCAGACGATCTGCCGGGTCACGAAGAACGGCGTGAGGTACGCCACGATGTCGGCGAACGGGGTCTGCCGGCGCATCAGGTAGTTCTCGTGCGCGCCGTAGCTGGCACCCTTGTTGTCGGTGTTGTTCTTGTAGAGGTGGATCGGGTGGGTGCCCGGGATGGTGGCGGCCCGCCGGGACGCCTCGGCCATCACCCGCTCGCCGGCCTTGTCCCAGCGGACCAGGTCCAGCGGGTTGGTCACCTCGGGGGTCGAGTACTCCGGGTGGGCGTGGTCGACGTAGAGCCGGGCGCCGTTCGTCAGTATCACGTTGGCCAGCCCGAGGTCCTCGTCGGCCAGCGCCTCCGCCGGGTCGTAGGCGGCACCGGAGTAGGTGAAGCCGCGGGCGTCCCGCAGCGGGGACTCCTCCTCGTAGTCCCAGCGCGCCCGACCGCCCCGGGCCAGCTCGGGCCGGGCGCCGTAGGCGTTCACCACCTGCGAGGAGGTCACCATCGGGTTGGCTCCGGCCTGGCCGGGCACGGAGATGCCGTACTCCACTTCGGTGCCCATGATCCGCCGTACGCTCATGCCGGCACTCCGCTGCGCTCCGTGCCGACATGAGGCACACCCACCCTGAGCCTGCCGATTCGCTCGCTACGCTCACTCATGCCGGCACTCCGCTGCGCTCCGTGCCGACATGAGGCACACCCACCCTGAGCCTGCCGATTCGCTCGCTACGCTCACTCATGCCGCCGCCTCGCTCCGCTTGCCCATGTCGTTGAGCCTAGTCCGGGTCGCCGCCGGATTGTTCGCCCGGTGTGTCGACACGGCCACGGTACGCCTTCGACCCCCGTTCGCCCCGTTCGATACCCGCCGGCTCCGGCTCGGCCGGACAATCCCGGACAGCACTGTGGGCGCCGCGTTCGCGGCGCCCACAGGTGTCATCGGTGCGCTACAGGTACTGGCCGGTGTTGCTGGCGGTCTCGATGGACCGGCCGGCCTCCGCGCCCTTGCCGCCGGAGACGAGGGTACGGATGTAGACGATCCGCTCCCCCTTCTTGCCGGAGATCCGGGCCCAGTCGTCGGGGTTCGTGGTGTTGGGCAGATCCTCGTTCTCCCGGAACTCGTCGACGCAGGCGTCGAGCAGGTGCTGCAACCGCAGACCCTTGCGGCCGGAGGAGAGGAACTCCTTGATCGCCATCTTCTTGCCCCGGTCGACGATGTTCTGGATCATCGCGCCGGAGTTGAAGTCCTTGAAGTAGAGGACTTCCTTGTCCCCGTTGGCGTAGGTGACCTCGAGGAAGCGGTTCTCCTCGGTCTCCGAGTACATCCGCAGCACGACCGCCTCGATCATGGCGGCGACCGTGGTCTGCGGGTCGTTGCCGTGCTCGGTCAGGTCGTCGGAGTGCAGCGGCAGCCCGGTGAGGATGTACTTCGAGAAGATGTCCTTGGCCGCCTCGGCGTCCGGACGCTCGATCTTGATCTTCACGTCGAGCCGGCCGGGGCGGAGGATCGCCGGGTCGATCATGTCCTCCCGGTTGGAGGCGCCGATCACGATCACGTTCTCCAGGCCCTCGACACCGTCGATCTCGCTGAGCAGCTGCGGGACGATGGTGTTCTCGACGTCCGAGGAGACGCCCGAGCCACGGGTCCGGAAGACCGAGTCCATCTCGTCGAAGAAAACGATCACCGGCGTGCCCTCGCCGGCCTTCTCCCGCGCCCGCTGGAAGATCAGCCGGATGTGCCGCTCGGTCTCGCCGACGTACTTGTTGAGCAGCTCCGGGCCCTTGATGTTGAGGAAGAAGCTGGTGTGCTTCTCCTCGCCCCGGCGTTCGGCGATCTTCTTGGCCAGCGAGTTCGCCACCGCCTTGGCGATGAGCGTCTTGCCGCAGCCGGGGGGACCGTAGAGCAGGATGCCCTTCGGCGGCCGGAGCTGGTGCTCCCGGAACAGGTCGGCGTGCAGGAACGGCAACTCGACCGCGTCCCGGATCTGCTCGATCTGGGCCTGCAGGCCGCCGATGTCGCCGTAGTCGACGTCCGGCACCTCCTCCAGGACCAGCTCCTCGACCTCGCTCTTCGGAATCCGCTCGTAGGCGTACGCCGAGCGGGGCTCGATCATGAGCGAGTCACCGGCCCGCAGGGGCGCACCGATGAGTGTCTCCGCCAGGTGGACGATCCGCTCCTCGTCGGCGTGCGAGATCACCAGCGCCCGGTCGCCGGCACCCCCGGAGGGGCTGTCCAGCACCTCCTTGAGCATGACGACCTCGCCGACCCGCTCGTAGCCGAACGCGTCGACGATGTTCAACGCGTCGTTGAGCAGGACCTCCTGGCCACGCCGCAGCTCTGCCACGTCGAGCGAGGGTGACACCGCCACCCGGAGCTTGCGGCCACCGGTGAAGACGTCGACCGTACCGTCGTCGTGTCGGGCCAGGAAGACACCATAACCGCTGGGCGGTTGCGCCAGCCGGTCAATCTCCTCCTTGAGCGTGACGATCTGGGCGCGTGCCTCCTTGAGGGTGTTCACGAGCCGCTCGTTGTTCTCCGTGAGTCGAGCCAACTGCGCCTGTGTCGCCGCCAGCCGTTCCTCAAGCTGCCGGACGTGTCGAGGGCTTTCGGTCAACTTGCGCCGCACCAGAGCGAGTTCCTCTTGAAGAAACGCGACCTGGGTGGAGAGATCGTGGGCCTCCTTCTCCCACCGTGCGGCGCGCGAGTCCGCGTCGTCGCTGCGTGCCACGTCCCACCTCCCCGGGGGCTTGAACGTTCTGCCCTAACACTAACCGCTATGACGCTGATTCGGTTCCACGCAACACCCTCGTCGCTGAAGCTTGATCACTTCGTCGACCTTCGGTCCCCCCGCCGCCGCTCCCCGTGGGTAGCGTCGCGCCGGGCCGCCGGGGCTGCCCCGGCCGGTCCCGCACAACCGGGTCGACCACCTCGGGGAAACCGCTGACCAGCAGTTTCACCAACCCGCCCGACATCCGCCGGACCGTTGCGGGCGCTGTCACCGCCATCGCAGCCGGCCGTGCACCGGGACACTTCCGTCGCCTGCCGCGACCCGGACGCCGGGGCGCCGGCGTGGAAGTTCCGACCAGCCGGACCCCTTCGGGTACGCCGGGGGCGAGGTCGGACGGTCCGTACCGACGGGCACACCAGGGCACCGACCGGCGGCAGTGGGACATTTCTCACCGCATCCGGAGTTCAGCCCGAGGGGGCCGACGACCGGCCAACCCTGCGCCACGCCGGCAAGATCCCGGCGGGACATGGGAAGCCGTCATGCGTGCCGGGGCGGTCGCCGGCGTCGTGCCGGCCACCGACGCCACCGAGCTGAGCCGTCGTGCCGGCCACCGCCCCGTACCCGGGTGTCACGAGCGGCGGCGCAGAATCGCGCGTGCCGGCAGGGTGACCGCGAACAGGGCCAGGCTGGCGGCGGCGACGGCGAAGGATCCGTACGCCAGCGGGGACACGTACGGCGCTTCGCCGGTCGTCCCGCTCATCATCGGGATCAGCGTGGCCGCGGCGATGGCGGAGCCGAGGATGATGCCCGAGAGGGAGACGAGCAGGCTCTCCCAGTGGAGCATCGCGAGGACCCGACGCCGGGTGGAGCCGACCAGGCGCAGCGTGCCCAGCTCCCGGCGGCGATCGAAACGGTCATCACCAGGGTGTTGACGGCGGCGATGGCGGCGAAGCCGCCGAGAACCGCGGCCATGGTGTTGTTGGTCCAGGCGCCCAGCTTCGCGTCGAGGTTCTGTTCCGTGGCGTAGCCGGAGGCGTCGGTGACCTCACCCAGGGTGCCGAGTGAGTCCGCCGAGCCGCCCCGGACCAGTAGCGTGCTGTCGAAGCTCGAGGTGACGTGCCCGGCCATCGACGCCCGGTCCGTGGTCACCGTGGCCAGGCCGAGACCACGACCGTAGACCGCGACGATCTCGGGGCTGGTCTCGGTGCCGTCGGGAAGGTAGAGCGGGAGCCGGTCCCCGACGCCGACATCCGCCGAGGTCGCCAGGGTCCTGTCGATGGCGATACGGTCCTCGCCGAGCTGGTCGAGACTGCCTTCGCGGACGTCCAGGTCCTGCACCTTCGCGAGTTCGGCGCCGGAGCCGGTGACGCCCTGGACCGCCGCGCCCTGCAGCGACTTGAACTCGCCGGAGCCGACCGGCACCAGCAACTGCGTGTTCAGCAGGCCGACGGCCGCTTCCACGCCCGGCGCGCGGACGGCGACCGCGGCTGCGTCCACCGGGAGCCCGGCCGGGTCCGTGACCACGTGGTCCGCCGTGATGCCCGCGCGCAGCTGCTCGTCGGCGGCGTGGTTCTCGCTCGTGTGCATGAAGACCAGGGTCGAGGAGAAGGCCATGGCGAGCACGATCGGGGTGATCGCCGAGGCGAGGCGGCGGGCGTTGGTGCGGGAGTTGGCGGCTGCCAGTCCGGCGGCCGGGCCCGCGCCCCGCATCGGTAGGCCGAAGATGCCCACGAGCAGCCGCGCCACCAGCGGGCCGAGCAGCGCGACGGAGAACATGAACAGCAGGACGACGCCGAGAGCGGCGCCGGCCGCGTCGTTTCCGGCGGAGCGCGCCGAGACGCCGGTGAGCACCATGCCGCCGACGAGGGCGCCGATGCCGAGGACGGTACGTATCCCGCCCGGGCGCAGGCGTTCCATCGACGCCTCGCTGAGCGCCCGTCCCGGCTTGGTCCTCGCCGGTCTACGGCCGGCTGTCCAGCCGGCGCCGAGGGCAGTGACCAGCCCGACCGCGACCGCGGCGAGCAGTGGCAGCGCCGAGATGTGCAGTTGCACCGCCTCCGGGACCGCGCCGCGCTCCTGCAGCTGCCCGAACCACCAGTACGCGAGCCCGAGGCCGGGCAGCACGCCGGCGATCCCGGCGAGCGGCGCGATCAGCAGTGCCTCGGCGGCGACACCCCGGCGGATCTGCCGTGGGGTGGCCCCGACGGCGCGCAGCAGCGCGAACTCCCTGGCCCGCTGGGACACCGACAGGGTCACCGTCGCGGCGGCGGTGAAGATCGCGACGATGGTGGCGATGCCACCGAAGGAGCCGCCGATGCCGAAGAGCGTCTCCTTGGCGTAGGCGAGGCCGGGGTCCTCGACGGCGCCGCGGTCGTCGCCGACGTACACCTGGACTCCGGAGCCGGCCAGGGCCTCGGTTACCGAGTCGGCGAGCGCGGCGGCATCGGCGCCCGGCTTCGCCAGCACCGCGATGGCGTCGGCCCTGCCGGGATGCCCGGCGAGCGCGGCGGCCTGGGAGTCGGCGAACCAGGCGGAAGAAGCGGCAGTGTTCCGGGCGAGGTCCGCGTCTCCGGCCTCGGCGACGCCGGAGACGCGGAAGTCCTGCCGCCCGGCAGCGGTTTCCAGCGCGACGGTGTCGCCGACGGCGGCCGCCGCGGCCTGAGCCGTGCCCGCGTCGAGGACGACCTCACCGTCGCGGGGCGCGGAGCCGGCAGCCAGCGCGGTGCCGGTGAAGGCGTGGGAGCCCCACCCGTGCCCACTGAGCACGCCGCCGGGCACCGGGAGTCCAGCGGCGCGTACCGGAAAGGTGAAGTCCGCGACGGCCGTGGCCGCACCCGGCGCCGTGGCTGCCTTCGCCGTGAGCCCGGTGTCCACCCGAGCCGTGTCCGGCAGCGGCACCGCCTCCCTCTCCAGGTCCTCACCGCTGCCGGTGACGACGTACTCGTACTGGTCCGCGGCCACGACGACCGGCGCGTTCGCGTACCGTTCCGGCGGCACCGAGGCGCGCAGGCCGGTCTCGAGCAGGATGCCGCAGGCCGCGACGATCAGTGCGGACATCAGCAGGGCGAGGAAGGTTCCCGCGAACGACGCGGGCTTGAACCGGATGGCCGCCCGGGCGAGTCCGTTGGGACGCATCATGCCGCCGCACCCGCCGTCGCAGCCGTGCGGAAGGTACCGGAGGTGAGCACGGTCATCCGTGCCGCGATCTGTGCCGCCGAAGCGTGCTCGAGGTGGCCGGCGAAGGCGCCGTCCGCCAGGAACAGCACGCCGTCCGCCCACGCCGCGGCCACCGGATCGTGGGTGACCATCACGACGGTGGCGCCGAGGTCGTCGACCGCCTGCCGGAGCAGCCCGAGCACCTCGGTCGCGGTGCCGGTGTCGAGGGCACCGGTGGGCTCGTCCGCGAAGATGACATCCGGGCTGGTGACCAGCGCACGGGCGATCGCCACCCGCTGCTGCCACCTGGGCGTCCGGAACCTCCGCGCGTACGGCGGGCAGCGCGCGCACCAGCACGTCGAGGTTCTTCTCCTTGTCCAGCCGACCGACGTACGTGATGGTCGGCCCGGTCGGAACGCCGTAGCGCAGGCGGAAGCCGGCGGCCGGCGTGCCCACCCGGAAGCGGGAGAGGTCCATCCCGCAGGAGATCGGCAGCACCGGCCCGGCGACACCGGAGCGCTCGGCCAGCGCCGCCGCGTACGGCGTCGGCGCGGTCACCACGCCCGCGCGGGACAGCACCCGGGCGGCGTCGGCCCATGCCCGGTCGTGCAGCCGTTCGCCCCAGGGCAGGTAGTGCGTCAGGTTCTCGGGCATGAAGTGGTTGGTGGCCACGACCGGGATGCCGAGGTCCGTGGC is from Micromonospora sp. WMMD1102 and encodes:
- the dop gene encoding depupylase/deamidase Dop, translating into MSVRRIMGTEVEYGISVPGQAGANPMVTSSQVVNAYGARPELARGGRARWDYEEESPLRDARGFTYSGAAYDPAEALADEDLGLANVILTNGARLYVDHAHPEYSTPEVTNPLDLVRWDKAGERVMAEASRRAATIPGTHPIHLYKNNTDNKGASYGAHENYLMRRQTPFADIVAYLTPFFVTRQIVCGAGRVGIGQDGSQPGFQISQRADFFEVEVGLETTLKRPIINTRDEPHADADKYRRLHVIIGDANLSEISTYLKVGTTALVLTMIEEKALSPDLAIADPVGELKAVSHDPSLSHRIRLRDGRRLTALDLQWAYFERVRSFVDDRYGDDVDPDTADVLDRWEGVLDRLGRDPMLCAGELDWVAKLRLLEGYREREKLGWASHKLQLVDLQYSDVRPEKGLYHRLVSRGSMATLLPEESTRSAMTEPPEDTRAYFRGRCLAQYASEVVAASWDSVIFDVGRESLVRVPMMEPERGTRKHVGALFDRCASAKDLLETITGG
- the arc gene encoding proteasome ATPase — its product is MARSDDADSRAARWEKEAHDLSTQVAFLQEELALVRRKLTESPRHVRQLEERLAATQAQLARLTENNERLVNTLKEARAQIVTLKEEIDRLAQPPSGYGVFLARHDDGTVDVFTGGRKLRVAVSPSLDVAELRRGQEVLLNDALNIVDAFGYERVGEVVMLKEVLDSPSGGAGDRALVISHADEERIVHLAETLIGAPLRAGDSLMIEPRSAYAYERIPKSEVEELVLEEVPDVDYGDIGGLQAQIEQIRDAVELPFLHADLFREHQLRPPKGILLYGPPGCGKTLIAKAVANSLAKKIAERRGEEKHTSFFLNIKGPELLNKYVGETERHIRLIFQRAREKAGEGTPVIVFFDEMDSVFRTRGSGVSSDVENTIVPQLLSEIDGVEGLENVIVIGASNREDMIDPAILRPGRLDVKIKIERPDAEAAKDIFSKYILTGLPLHSDDLTEHGNDPQTTVAAMIEAVVLRMYSETEENRFLEVTYANGDKEVLYFKDFNSGAMIQNIVDRGKKMAIKEFLSSGRKGLRLQHLLDACVDEFRENEDLPNTTNPDDWARISGKKGERIVYIRTLVSGGKGAEAGRSIETASNTGQYL
- a CDS encoding FtsX-like permease family protein, with amino-acid sequence MRLVGSTRRRVLAMLHWESLLVSLSGIILGSAIAAATLIPMMSGTTGEAPYVSPLAYGSFAVAAASLALFAVTLPARAILRRRS
- a CDS encoding ABC transporter permease gives rise to the protein MMRPNGLARAAIRFKPASFAGTFLALLMSALIVAACGILLETGLRASVPPERYANAPVVVAADQYEYVVTGSGEDLEREAVPLPDTARVDTGLTAKAATAPGAATAVADFTFPVRAAGLPVPGGVLSGHGWGSHAFTGTALAAGSAPRDGEVVLDAGTAQAAAAAVGDTVALETAAGRQDFRVSGVAEAGDADLARNTAASSAWFADSQAAALAGHPGRADAIAVLAKPGADAAALADSVTEALAGSGVQVYVGDDRGAVEDPGLAYAKETLFGIGGSFGGIATIVAIFTAAATVTLSVSQRAREFALLRAVGATPRQIRRGVAAEALLIAPLAGIAGVLPGLGLAYWWFGQLQERGAVPEAVQLHISALPLLAAVAVGLVTALGAGWTAGRRPARTKPGRALSEASMERLRPGGIRTVLGIGALVGGMVLTGVSARSAGNDAAGAALGVVLLFMFSVALLGPLVARLLVGIFGLPMRGAGPAAGLAAANSRTNARRLASAITPIVLAMAFSSTLVFMHTSENHAADEQLRAGITADHVVTDPAGLPVDAAAVAVRAPGVEAAVGLLNTQLLVPVGSGEFKSLQGAAVQGVTGSGAELAKVQDLDVREGSLDQLGEDRIAIDRTLATSADVGVGDRLPLYLPDGTETSPEIVAVYGRGLGLATVTTDRASMAGHVTSSFDSTLLVRGGSADSLGTLGEVTDASGYATEQNLDAKLGAWTNNTMAAVLGGFAAIAAVNTLVMTVSIAAGSWARCAWSAPPGVGSSRCSTGRACSSPSRASSSAPPSPRPR